The Bradyrhizobium betae genomic interval TGCCACGTGATCGCGATCGGCCCGTTCACGGTGGGCCCGGTGAATTAGCCGAAAAAATCTCTAACGATTTCAACCCCCATCCTACTGTGCATGGGGTTGTTTTCGCAGCTTCAGGTTCCGAACGGCGCAAACTGCTGCGCCACCGCGCGGTAGACGTCGCGGCGGAACGGCACCACGAAATCGGTGACGCGGTCGAGGCGCTCCCAGCGCCATGCGTCGAATTCCGCGGGCTGGTCGTTGCGCGGCGTCAGCGGATCGATCTCGTCATCCTTGCCGGTGAAGCGTAGCGCGAACCACTTTTGGCGCTGGCCGCGGAACTTCGCCAGCCGGTGCGTTTGCGGTCCGTCATAGGGAGGGAATTCGTAGGTGAGCCAGTCGGTCTCGCCGAGAAAATCCGCGCTGACGACGCTGGTCTCTTCCCAGAGCTCGCGCATCGCGGCGTCACGCAGATTCTCGCCGTCATCGACCCCGCCCTGCGGCATCTGCCAGTCGAGGCCCGGCAGGATAATCTCGGGCCCGTCGCCCTTGAAGCGGTGCCCGATCAGAACGCGGCCATCGGCATTGAACAGGGCGATGCCCACATTGGGACGGTAGGGCTTTTCATTCGTCACGTGGGGATCTTCCGTGTCATTCCGGCGATGCATTAGCACCGAACCCGGAATGACAATTTGATTTATTCATCCGCCAGCGCGGAAAATTCCTTCACCACGCGCTCGTAGA includes:
- a CDS encoding RNA pyrophosphohydrolase; protein product: MTNEKPYRPNVGIALFNADGRVLIGHRFKGDGPEIILPGLDWQMPQGGVDDGENLRDAAMRELWEETSVVSADFLGETDWLTYEFPPYDGPQTHRLAKFRGQRQKWFALRFTGKDDEIDPLTPRNDQPAEFDAWRWERLDRVTDFVVPFRRDVYRAVAQQFAPFGT